CTAAAAGTTGATTTGGTATTATTTATATGGTCACACCAAATAGGAAAAGTAACTGTTTTGTTTTTACCTATTAGTATTTACTACAAACACTAATGAATTTGCTGATTGCTAGATGATAGTAGTAGTACATTAGTTTTTGTATCTCTTATCAACAGAGTTCTTTCAACTCATGACTTCTGagaatatattaatttactttCACACTGAATTGTTGGTTTTCAATTTTCAGTGAAAGTTAAGATTTAAGATTAAGATCCATCTCCAGTTAAAAAAAGAAGATTAAGGTTTACACAATTTAACCCTATGTGCCAAATGTGGAGTTTTTGGGTCTAGTTTAGAATTGCAATTGCATGATTCTTTTCAATGAACATTTAATTTCATTCGCACACATTTTACTGAGTTTATTTTAGATACTTCATTATCTAGGCTTGGATCATGTTGGCCATATTGGTGGACGCAGCAGGTATCATCACTAACTCTCTGCTCTATACATGTAATTTCATTCTGTTCTCTAAGCTTCACTGGGAGATTTGCTGTTTCAGTGTGTTGATGGCTTCAAAACTTTCTGAAATGGATgacgcagtgaagaagattcattCTAATATCTTGCAAAATCTTGAAAAAGATCAAGGGCGGACACTTCTGGTTTGTGACTATCTTGTGCACTACGAAATTCATGCGAGTTGTTTATTGTGGTGTGAACACATTAATAAGAACTGAAGAGTTCCCCCATTGAATTGTATCTATTTATGTTGCTAATGTATACGACTTCTTTAAATTTCATATAGGATATATTTGCATGTCTGAGCCTGCACATATGCTTgtataagaaaacaaaacatATGTTGGAGTTAAACTTAAGTGCTTGCTTTAACTTTGAAGTTAATGATGAATGGTCCTTGGCTTTGAGCTAGTCATGCATCCATGGACCATGGTATATTTTCATGGCTTTTCAAATCACTACTTTTAGTTATAAGCATATCTgcagtaataataattttaatctgTGATCAACTGATCATATACCTGTGGTGTTATTTACTTTGAAGTGTAATTTAtgttttctcattttctttatggatattttcaattaattattgattattattGTAACAACAAAGTCCATTAAAAAATTCAAGGTTTTAAAAAGTATCTGCTGGGAATTGCTAATAGGTCGTAGTCAGTGACCATGGAATGACAGAAAATGGTAATCATGGAGGTTCATCGTACGATGAAACAGACTCTCTGGCGCTATTCATTGGACCAAAAAGCCATGCTTCTGACCACACATTTTCCAATCATGACACAATTTTTCAGGTAATGAAACTGTACTTCATGCTTCTAGGTTGTATCACAAGGACTAGccaattttgataattttcatCTTCTCTTGAACTTGAATGTGTTGCTAAAACGGTTAGCAAACCATCTGAGAATCTTCTTGCATCGAGTGTATTAGCCAACTTTTGTTTGAATGCTTCCTAATGCAGAGAACcttatatgttttaatgactTTGTCACTGCCCCTGTTTTCTTGTTTGTCAATCTTGAACTTAACATGAGGTACCCTTTTTACTAAATATCCTGGGCAATGGGTGGTTAAATATGCATGCAATTTTCATCTAATTGTGCAACAGGTTGATATTGCGCCAACATTAGCTTTACTTTTTGGTGTGCCAATTCCCAAAAACAATATTGGTGTTTTGATCTCTCAAATGGTTGACTCTCTGACAGGTTAGTTCTCTTTCTCTCTGTATTTATCTGACAAACTAAACCAAATGTGATATGGCATTTTTCCCCGCCAGTTTCCAATATTCTATTAAGCACATACAAAACCACAAACACAAATGCGGGACATGACACAgacaaaattacaaatatgtCAGCACTGCTATGTCCAAAATATATATGACACCaacactaatatatatatatataattacataattaaagATGAAAATCATTTATAGAAGATATAAATTGAAAGTTAAGATGATCCCCAAGACAAAATGAAGATGATGACCATGACAGATCAAATAAGAGGCCAGAAAAGGGAAACCATAAAGGGGAAATTGGGAAAGATGAAAACATGTGTATGCAGGATGACGTGGGAACATTTCAAATGTCtttcaaaaactattatatGACTTTTGAAAGCTTTtttgtttctgatttttttGTACAAAAACATAGATGTTTTCATTCTCACTGTAGTTGTATTAGAGGAGTGTCTaagggaaaaataaaaaaaaattggtcacTTGTGTGAGGTGTTTGACATGAGTCGTACGAGTGTCGTTGTTCGGTGATTGTCGGACATGCTGACACACGTAAACCCACATGTGTGATGTGTCGGTACTTCATAGTCAATGTTTATTTGAGCAATGGTGTATGTTGTAGCAGCAAAATTGTGTAATTGTATCTTTTTTCATTCTTTGGTGAGCTAGATGACCAAAAGTTGAGGGCACTGCAGTTGAACACATGGCAGTTATTCAGATTACTTCAAGCACAGTTGCCTGGTTTGTCTTGTAGAAATGTTCCATGTGATGCTTTCATAACTAATACTGGACCCACACTTAGTGATTGCAAAGGTAGCAAGGAGAAGCTGTTTTGTTGTTTGTATTTAAACGCTGCTACTCTTCATGATGCCTGGAAGGCTGAAGTAGTCATCAAGTATGCGACAATTCTGTTGTCCCTTGTTTTTAATAATTCTACAAGAAATATTTGcagacaattttttatttgtcataTAACTTTTGTAGGTCTAATAATACAGAACGCTACAACACCGTTGTTGCAGCATATCACAAGTTTCTTAGCAGTGCGAGTGAGTGGCTATCACACAAAGCAACTGATGTATGTGTGATCTTCTGTGTTTAGAGTTTTCTTGAGATTTATCTCTCTTTCCGTTCTGTATCCGTGATTCATGACAATTGTATTTGTTCAGAGACCAATTAGTTTACTTGCTTTTGGAGTTGCTGCTTTGATCACATCATGCTTGATACTGCTGAAACTCGTATTTGTCATCGACAGAGAAGTTCCTGCTCAGGAGACTCAAGATGTTGAGAATTATATGAAGCCCTGGAAGTTGGATGAAGTGTTCATTTTATTTGGCATCCTTATCCTTGTCATTAGTCTGGGATCAAGTTCCATGATTGAAGAAGAGCATTACATTTGGCATTTTTTAACATCCACAATTAACTTGTTATTTTTTCGGAAAGCATTACAATCTTTTGACCTTAACAAAACAGTTGATGATCTCATTTCAGTAGAGAAAGGAAACTATACATCAAGAtgccaaattattttattatgccTTAATCTTTTTTCTGGAAGAATTTTGAAAGGCTGGCATCAAGGTGGTGTGAATTGGACTAACCTTCCTGACATTTCTACCTGGCTTGAGCAGGCTGGCAGTCAATATATAAACCTGATTAAAATTGCATCATGTGTCTTGATCATCATGTTGGGCACATTTGTATTATTCCTATTGCAGTCCAAAGCAAAAGTTGTAATGGTCATTAGGTTCAGCCTTTTAATGTCTGGTTTGTTGGTATTGCAACATTTTGTGAAACATCAGGACATGTCTTCCTCATACAATAAGGATGCCACCTTATCAGTTCAAATATTCTATGCCATTCTGGGAATCAGTACTGTTACAGTTGTATTGGTTTTGCCATGGGTTTTGCCTATGAAAACCCGTGAAATGTGCTCAAAATGGAACCTCTATATGTCTGCTGCTGTTCCTGTGAAAATCCAGAATATGACACCAATATttgtattaaaagattccttgTATGTTATGGGGTGCATGTACATAACATCCTGGGGTCTTCTGCAGTTGTTGCTTCAACGGCCGATTAATGCAATGCCTTTGTTGTTGCTCATTGTTCAAATCTTTGCTTACATGCTTGCTTTTTCTTCTAGTGGGTCGCATCATGAGCAGTGGGTTGAGGTTAGTTGTAAGATTCGTATATCAatattggtttttattttatattttgatttgataACTGATTAATTTTGGGTTCTGGAGTGCAATGGTAACTTGAAAGGGATTGATTTCACCAGAATCTAACTAGACAAGGGTTCTTTTAGTTCTCTTTATGGAGTTTTGCTTTCTGTGtgtatttttataaactataatgGTTTAGGTTCACCATTAGAGTTGTGTTTCTCAAGCattatttctttatatattgGACTTTTCATTAAATTTCAACCATTTATTGAGTATTTCATTAGAAAACTGATTTATAGGGTACAAACTATTCTGACTAATCAAGGGTAGTTATGTGCTTCATGTAATTTGAATAGGCTATTATATATTATCTAAAAAATTGAGGAATGTGAAGATTTTATTTCCTGAATTGCTCGAGCCAAGGTTCCAATGCAGTCTTGGAAATTGGAAGTAGTTTcttgttttataatatgttaataTTTCAACATCCCAGGTTTTCATTTTTGCTTCAAACTAAAATTCCTATTGTTTGCTCAACATATTATGGTGCATATGAAGAAGAGATAGAAATATTTATCTGTTAGTCTGGTGTAAATATTCTCCATAGCAATGtgaattgattaaataatttaatctgGTAGTTTAAAATGTCTCtagattttaaattatatgttatACTAACATATTCAGGGGGGAACTTAGTTATCACAGGGAGAAATCACGGCCACCCCAAAATTTTCTTCTTcggtaaaaatatatatacctacaataatatttatctataatatatggtatatataatcaatatctcgctaataatatcaaattgtgGAGTTGCTTAGTGGTAATGGAGATTTTCATAAATCTTATGTCCCTGGTTCAAGTCTCCATGATAatgttttttgttatttttattgtaaatatagTAGTTTGATTGACAAAATTGTAAATACTTGGATTCAAACCGGGTACTTTTAATAcatctaaaaattataattaccaCTACaccaaaataaaacatataagattaattgaaaatatttatatataatctattttatGTTGTCCCCCCAATAAAACTTGTCAAGATCCGCCACTGAGCATATTTCTGTCAGCTGTTGTATGAAGGTGTATTTTGTAGAGCATGACTAACCATCCATTTAATAGATGGTTATAAGGGTGTGTTTGGTTGGAGGGGTTTAGAGGGAGGGGAGGTAATATTTAATCTCATGCACATGTTTTTTTACCATGCACGAGTCTCTTTTTGCTACAACATCACATGTGTCATTTGTTGATCAATGGGTCATCTGTCGGCTAGAATAGGATGCATAGGTTTCTAAAGTAAAAAACTCGCAATAGCAAACCACATGTTGCTTTAGTCACATATCTTACTTGATGCCAGTTTCTGTGAACTGTTGCATTCTAACATTGCTTCGGTTGATTGTTCCCACTACCTATCTGCGGCTACAATAATAGGGAGGAGGGTTGTTAATAAAGCACTAGGCATGCacattatgaaaaaaaaaagacaggTTTGTGAAAATTGTAGTTAGAGTATCTCTTTAGTAGTATTGGACTGTTGATGCTATTATATTTGACTATACATTCTACAAAAGTTAAAAGGTTGTAAacttgtaatatttatt
This region of Cicer arietinum cultivar CDC Frontier isolate Library 1 chromosome 8, Cicar.CDCFrontier_v2.0, whole genome shotgun sequence genomic DNA includes:
- the LOC101499636 gene encoding GPI ethanolamine phosphate transferase 2 isoform X1, with the protein product MSPISCTKLTLFSISALIIQLIGLSLFVFGFFPVKPLLSGHSGSESFRRPTCDDDGIANPNEASLSPDRLKFLYQEVSEMPPLYDRLILMVIDGLPAEFVLGKEGRPPSKAFMEAMPYTQSLLAKGMAVGYHAIAAAPTVTMPRLKAMVSGAVGGFLDVALNFNSQAYSDDNLLAQFFKTGWKMVMHGDDTWLRLFPGFFARHDGVSSFFVKDTVQVDHNVSRHLGDELSRDDWNFLILHYLGLDHVGHIGGRSSVLMASKLSEMDDAVKKIHSNILQNLEKDQGRTLLVVVSDHGMTENGNHGGSSYDETDSLALFIGPKSHASDHTFSNHDTIFQVDIAPTLALLFGVPIPKNNIGVLISQMVDSLTDDQKLRALQLNTWQLFRLLQAQLPGLSCRNVPCDAFITNTGPTLSDCKGSKEKLFCCLYLNAATLHDAWKAEVVIKSNNTERYNTVVAAYHKFLSSASEWLSHKATDRPISLLAFGVAALITSCLILLKLVFVIDREVPAQETQDVENYMKPWKLDEVFILFGILILVISLGSSSMIEEEHYIWHFLTSTINLLFFRKALQSFDLNKTVDDLISVEKGNYTSRCQIILLCLNLFSGRILKGWHQGGVNWTNLPDISTWLEQAGSQYINLIKIASCVLIIMLGTFVLFLLQSKAKVVMVIRFSLLMSGLLVLQHFVKHQDMSSSYNKDATLSVQIFYAILGISTVTVVLVLPWVLPMKTREMCSKWNLYMSAAVPVKIQNMTPIFVLKDSLYVMGCMYITSWGLLQLLLQRPINAMPLLLLIVQIFAYMLAFSSSGSHHEQWVEIAALYNLGMAGHFALGNSNTLATIDVAGAFIGISSHSTFLSGVLMFIITYASPMLFFFCLVLYISVKVTVCPLVTEGGNSGEILKSLLGFPCLVPLSINSIFLSANTIVLLLMRNHLFIWSVFSPKYLYVCAATACVYIGVFIVFATVIYTYIVLFWLRKSFSIISKENGTSSSTI
- the LOC101499636 gene encoding GPI ethanolamine phosphate transferase 2 isoform X2; translated protein: MSPISCTKLTLFSISALIIQLIGLSLFVFGFFPVKPLLSGHSGSESFRRPTCDDDGIANPNEASLSPDRLKFLYQEVSEMPPLYDRLILMVIDGLPAEFVLGKEGRPPSKAFMEAMPYTQSLLAKGMAVGYHAIAAAPTVTMPRLKAMVSGAVGGFLDVALNFNSQAYSDDNLLAQFFKTGWKMVMHGDDTWLRLFPGFFARHDGVSSFFVKDTVQVDHNVSRHLGDELSRDDWNFLILHYLGLDHVGHIGGRSSVLMASKLSEMDDAVKKIHSNILQNLEKDQGRTLLVVVSDHGMTENGNHGGSSYDETDSLALFIGPKSHASDHTFSNHDTIFQVDIAPTLALLFGVPIPKNNIGVLISQMVDSLTDDQKLRALQLNTWQLFRLLQAQLPGLSCRNVPCDAFITNTGPTLSDCKGSKEKLFCCLYLNAATLHDAWKAEVVIKSNNTERYNTVVAAYHKFLSSASEWLSHKATDRPISLLAFGVAALITSCLILLKLVFVIDREVPAQETQDVENYMKPWKLDEVFILFGILILVISLGSSSMIEEEHYIWHFLTSTINLLFFRKALQSFDLNKTVDDLISVEKGNYTSRCQIILLCLNLFSGRILKGWHQGGVNWTNLPDISTWLEQAGSQYINLIKIASCVLIIMLGTFVLFLLQSKAKVVMVIRFSLLMSGLLVLQHFVKHQDMSSSYNKDATLSVQIFYAILGISTVTVVLVLPWVLPMKTREMCSKWNLYMSAAVPVKIQNMTPIFVLKDSLYVMGCMYITSWGLLQLLLQRPINAMPLLLLIVQIFAYMLAFSSSGSHHEQWVEIAALYNLGMAGHFALGNSNTLATIDVAGAFIGISSHSTFLSGVLMFIITYASPMLFFFCLVLYISVKVTVCPLVTEGGNSGEILKSLLGFPCLVPLSINSIFLSANTIVLLLMRNHLFIWSVFSPKYLYVCAATACVYIGVFIVFATVIYTYIVLFWLRKSFSIISKENAQRFL
- the LOC101499636 gene encoding uncharacterized protein isoform X3, which gives rise to MPPLYDRLILMVIDGLPAEFVLGKEGRPPSKAFMEAMPYTQSLLAKGMAVGYHAIAAAPTVTMPRLKAMVSGAVGGFLDVALNFNSQAYSDDNLLAQFFKTGWKMVMHGDDTWLRLFPGFFARHDGVSSFFVKDTVQVDHNVSRHLGDELSRDDWNFLILHYLGLDHVGHIGGRSSVLMASKLSEMDDAVKKIHSNILQNLEKDQGRTLLVVVSDHGMTENGNHGGSSYDETDSLALFIGPKSHASDHTFSNHDTIFQVDIAPTLALLFGVPIPKNNIGVLISQMVDSLTDDQKLRALQLNTWQLFRLLQAQLPGLSCRNVPCDAFITNTGPTLSDCKGSKEKLFCCLYLNAATLHDAWKAEVVIKSNNTERYNTVVAAYHKFLSSASEWLSHKATDRPISLLAFGVAALITSCLILLKLVFVIDREVPAQETQDVENYMKPWKLDEVFILFGILILVISLGSSSMIEEEHYIWHFLTSTINLLFFRKALQSFDLNKTVDDLISVEKGNYTSRCQIILLCLNLFSGRILKGWHQGGVNWTNLPDISTWLEQAGSQYINLIKIASCVLIIMLGTFVLFLLQSKAKVVMVIRFSLLMSGLLVLQHFVKHQDMSSSYNKDATLSVQIFYAILGISTVTVVLVLPWVLPMKTREMCSKWNLYMSAAVPVKIQNMTPIFVLKDSLYVMGCMYITSWGLLQLLLQRPINAMPLLLLIVQIFAYMLAFSSSGSHHEQWVEIAALYNLGMAGHFALGNSNTLATIDVAGAFIGISSHSTFLSGVLMFIITYASPMLFFFCLVLYISVKVTVCPLVTEGGNSGEILKSLLGFPCLVPLSINSIFLSANTIVLLLMRNHLFIWSVFSPKYLYVCAATACVYIGVFIVFATVIYTYIVLFWLRKSFSIISKENGTSSSTI